The Oncorhynchus mykiss isolate Arlee chromosome 14, USDA_OmykA_1.1, whole genome shotgun sequence genome segment GGCTTTAGTCACCCAGGGGAGAGGCTGTGGCTGTTCCATCAGTATGCCACTGCAGAGCAGGTCACCTTGTTATGCCCCACATATTAAGGCTAATGAGTCTTAAGTGAATATTGACCCGTATAATCCAGCTGATTTCTCTAGCGAGACCTTCTGCCTTCTCTCATTGTTCAAGAGATCTTTTCCAGTGGTTGTCACACAAGAAGCCCAGGCATGTTCTGCAGCTGTGGAAAGACAGAGTGCCACTGGCACTGGAGCACAGTGGACCTGGGGGGATACATTCAGAAAGGTCAACTGGCTACGACCATAGCACGCTGTGGGGGAAATTAGGACATACTGGTTGAAGGAAAAGGAGAAACAGGAGTTGAAGAAGTAGGAGAGAAATGGGACTATATTAAGAAGGGTGACATGGTGAAataatatgcacaaaaagctatgGTTAACACGTGATTTAAATGTATATCGTTTTATTTTGTATCAGCTTTCTGATACAGCTTTCTGTAATGTTACAAAGCTACAAACGGTGTGTGAGTGAGTCAGAGCTTCAGCACCAGGACTAGGTATGATTCAGGAGCGGGATGGATGCGGGAGCGACAGGGCGGATGAAGAGGTTTGATCTGAGTGGTTATTGAGTCGTGTCCATGGATGATAAGGGAAACTGTCATAAAGGAATGGGAATAGCACGAAAACATAGGAGTGATAATGAGTCTGTTCAAAGCAAGGGAACGACAGAGTCGGGATGAGAATGATTATGATACAATGATAACGTAATACGTTTTTTTGGTTCTCTCTAGATCTTCAATTGGAGGGTGTTTGGTTGGTACCAAAGGTGACTAGGGTAATGGGCAACGTGGAGCGGTTGAGAATGATACTCTAGGAGGCAGGGAgcaaacatgtacagtatatcaataCTACTTCGTAGTATTCATATTTATCAGTTATACGTTATTGATGCAGTATTCCTTTCTTATGAATGTGTTTTTATCTCACTCTATCTTAGCTTTCCCAAATGATTGGGATTTGACAGAGTTACCTTGGACATCATGTTACATTATCTGACTGTTCTGTTTCTGACCCCTTTCAATTCTAGATTGTTCTGTGTTTCCTGTTTTTCCTCTCTTGTGTCTATACtgtgtcttcccccccccccccaccccctctttctgtctctctccccttcccctagAAGGCATGAGGCCCTACGTAGATGGACAGTCGCAGGGCCGAACTGGTCTGGTAGCTCAGGAGGGGATTGACTGACACCATCTCCAGGTCCAATGTGTACTCCAGGGGTCCTGTCACGGCCCGGGCTAAAACCAACATGGCGCTGATGTTGTTGATTTGCTGAGGGAGACACAGAGATGATAGTGAGGTTAGTCAGAGTCAGTCACACTACATTAGGCAGAAAAAGTGGGGGTTTGTTTGACATATTTCTCCTAGTCTTCTAAGTGTTGTTATGATGCAAGGTCTCAAAACTGCAATACAATACGTTTCTAGACCTCCACTGTCATCAGAAATTCACTAGTCTATCATCATATATTCACAAAGTGGATGGGAGGGTGACTCAGGCTGGTGCTATACAAGGGTTGTTACACTATATCTGTGCTCACTCTGATATAGAAGTCTCCGTTGTCGTCTCCAGAGCGGATACGGAAGGTGTTGTAGGCTCCAGGGTAGACGCTGGTGGCCTGGATCTGAAAGATGTCTGAGGGGACGGAGCGTTCCGACGTGATGCTCATGTAGCGGTGGACGATAGAGAAGGGTAGGTCTCGACAGGCTGGCTTGGTCACAGGACAAACACAACGACtagacacacaggagagaaaagtAGCAGTTTTGAGTTTTTACTCAAATTGTCAAATTTCAGGAAGTGACTTCCACTATGACAAAACTCatatacagtctctctctctgagtgagtgagtgagtgagtgagtgagtgagtgagtgagtgagtgagtgagtgagtatgtgagtgagtgagtgagtgagtgagtgagtgagtgagtgagtgagtgagtgagtgagtgagtgagagagagagactgtatatGAGTTTTGTCATAGTGGAAGTCACTTCCTGAAATTTGACATCATGAACTAGATGGCTTAATGATTCACTTTTGATTCCGTTTCATTGAAATTAAAACAGAATATTTGTTCATCAATATTGTATATTTAGTGATGAATATGTCCTCTGAAATGCTCATGCCTCTAGATAAAATGTTCAAAAGAGTAGTTCATAACTCAACCACTAGAGGGGTATATTGCAATACAGAAGGAGCACTGGCGAACTATCCTCAAACCAAGACGGATTACATACAACTGTATTTGAACAGTGGCCATTTCCCCAAGTAATTTTCTGAAACATTTTCATAGAGCCAAAACAAGTTGAGGGAAATACACCACTGTCCACACCTGTTATCAATTTAACACTTGTTTCCCTCTTCTAACAGCGTTCTAATTGTACTGGAACACGTTAAACTGAAAAGGGCACAGAATTGGACAGAAATATGGAAAAAGTAATTGGAGCAATCTTAGAAATAATGTGAGCTGTGCTCCATGCAGAGCGAGGCTGATGATATGGACAGAGGTTGATAATGGgggaaagatgtgtgtgtgtgtgtgtgtgtgtgtgtgtgtgtgtgtgtgtgtgtgtgtgtgtgtgagcgagcgagcgagtgtgttttaataaatgttCACTCACTTGTCAGTTATTTGGATGTAAGGGTCCTGACAGAGGTTGGTGTCCACACACTGATAGGCACCGTGGATATTCACACAGGTCTGTCCTGTAGTACACTGGTGCTCTCCGGTCTCACACTCATTTATATCTgggggggagagggatagagaacagGTTGGGGAAAGGGAAGGTTCGAATACAATAGGACACAGAATCTAAATTAATAGAATAGAATCAAGTTGTCCACTAACGAGGACAACGAAAGAACACAGGTACAATTAGCTGACGTTGAAGTGAAAGACGGGCAAAAGGAGAACAGATGGAGAGAGTGCTTACCCTGACATAGTCGGGTGCCCAGCAGCTGGTAGCCTTCTGGGCACTGACAGGAGAACTTCCCGGGTTCATTGACACACTGGAACTGGCACAGGTAACTGGAGTAGCTGCACTCGTCTACGTCTGCAGAAcgcaggagggagagggaggggaacagcGTTTCAGATCATAGCGCAGCTGTTTTAAccaaggaaacagacagagagcttTTAAATAATGCAAGAAAGAAATAGATGGTTTCGTAGATCGTAGCACTGTGATTTTAATGgcactatagagacagacagacagacagacagatcctctCACCATTGCAGGCGAAGCCGTCAGGCCCCAACTCGTAGCCCTGGTCACAGCGACAGAGGAAGGTACCGTAGGTGTTATAACACCTCTGCTGACAGGGGGCGCCCATGTCACACTCATTCACATCTggaaggaggaggaaagggagaagtCTATCAGTATATACACATTCTAACATCAGTCTGGATAGTGTGGGACTCTGTACTTTTGTCCGGTTGTAGCTATTAGTTTGACCATGCCTCACCAATACAGGAGCGGTTGTTGCCGGCCAGCTGGAAGCCTGGTTCACACTGACAGGAGAAGGAGCCGGGGACGTTGACACAGCGATGCTGACAGTACCTGTATCTGCACTCATCAATATCTAACAGCACAGATGGAAGGAGAGAATTCAGAAACAGTTCCAGAGAAAGGAGATTGCTTTGACCAACCAGGTTGTTATGGTAAAGGACAATTTGATCCAaggacttgcctggttaaatagaggTCAAATAACATGCTACAATGACTAAGCTGAACCACAACAATGCAGTGAGACCACAAACAGTGAGTTGGTGTGACTCAGGCCAAGGGGTAGGCTGGTTAGAGAGAGTCCTATGGAGAGTGCTATACATTCTTAGAAAGaatggtgctatctagaacctaaaagggttatttggctgtccccataggataaccatttgaagaacccgttctggttccaggtagaaccatttccCCAGAGGGTTCTAggtggaacccaaaagagttcctacagggacagccgaagaacccttttatagAACCCTTTTTAAGAGTATAGTTTGACCTACCAATGCACTCGGTGCCAACCTTGCGGTAACCATCAGGACACTGGCAGGTAAAGGCTCCAGGTGTGTTGATGCACTGCTGGCTGGGCTGGCAGTCGTGTtcatctctctcacactcatTCACATCTGTGTGTGTCATATGGCAATGAGACACACCGTTTTAAGTAACATAGTAAGTTAATACATTTGATGCACCAACAGCTGAGAATTCCCCACATTGCTGAATTGTTATTCCTGTCTCATGCATTCCCCATCAACAACACCTACCACCCCGACCCCAAGGACAACCGGACAAACAGCTCTTTCACCACTCTCCGTCCCATAAAACTAAGAGCAGCTGTCCTCGTGAAATCTACACATTCCAGTACCAGCTatccacgtac includes the following:
- the LOC110488777 gene encoding EGF-containing fibulin-like extracellular matrix protein 2 encodes the protein MRGVCVSILCVSVILRSAISQPPTESDTYTECTDGYQWDSQTQHCKDINECETIPEACKGEMKCFNHYGGYLCLPRSASVIPAQDPPSQPGTNLESTAREPFNPCPLGYEPQGDSCVDVNECERDEHDCQPSQQCINTPGAFTCQCPDGYRKVGTECIDIDECRYRYCQHRCVNVPGSFSCQCEPGFQLAGNNRSCIDVNECDMGAPCQQRCYNTYGTFLCRCDQGYELGPDGFACNDVDECSYSSYLCQFQCVNEPGKFSCQCPEGYQLLGTRLCQDINECETGEHQCTTGQTCVNIHGAYQCVDTNLCQDPYIQITDNRCVCPVTKPACRDLPFSIVHRYMSITSERSVPSDIFQIQATSVYPGAYNTFRIRSGDDNGDFYIRQINNISAMLVLARAVTGPLEYTLDLEMVSVNPLLSYQTSSALRLSIYVGPHAF